The Actinosynnema mirum DSM 43827 genomic interval GGCAGAACTACGCACTCCGATCAGGCCGCTCAGCCGCCCACCCGTGCAAGGGGGTAACCCGTCCGAGCGATGACCACTCCCCGTGCGAGGACCTCCGGGCGGTCGGTCCGGGAGCGCCAACCGCGCCGGAGGCCTGGTGGCCCGAGCCGGCCCAACCCCTCGGTGGACCGAACCGGGCCCCCGGTTCGCGGCGCCCGGTGTCCCCCCTGGCGCCACACCGCAGAGCCTGCCGTTCGGGGGACCCGAGGGGCAGCGTGACCTCCCCCGATCGGGTGTACGTAGTGCTACGCAGTCACCCTGAGGAAGCCAGCACAGCGCGCTCCACCGCGACCCGGTCCACGTCCCCGGACTCGGAGGTGATGGCGAACGAGTCCACGACCGTCCCGCCGAGCGTCGCCACCCGCGCCCACCGCACGTCCAGCCCGCACCGCTCCAGCGCGTCCGCGACCCGGTGCAGCAGCCCGATCCGGTCCGCCGCCCGCAGCTCCAGCACCACCGACCCGGTCGACTCGTCGTCGAACCACAGCACCCGCGCGGGCGGCGGGTCCAGCGGCGGGCCGCCGTAGTCGCGCTCCTTGGCGGCCAGCTTCTCGGCCAGCGGCAGCGACCCGTCGACCGCGCGCGCGAACTGCTCGCGCAGCAGCGCCACGTCCGGCAGCGACCCGAACCTCGGCGACACGGTGAACACCTGCACCCCGGCGCCCTCGTGCGAGGCCACCACGGCGGCGTGCACCTCCAGCGAGTTGAGCGCCAGCACGCCCGCCGCCCTGGACAGCAGCCCCGGCCGGTCCGGCGCGGCCACCGACACCGTCGCGACCTGACCGGACGCCTCCAGCAGCACGTCCGGCCGCCCCGAGGCGGTGGCGGAGGCGGCCAGCTCGCGCTGCCGCTCGTCCAGCGGCTCCGGCGAGGGCAGCGGGTCGCCCGCCATGGCCGCGCGGCAGCGCGCCACCAGGTCCCGCACCAGCGACGCCTTCCAGTCCGACCACACGCCGGGCCCGGTCGCCACCGAGTCGCACTCGGCGAGCGCGTGCAGCAGCTCCAGCAGCACCGGGTCGCCGCCGAGGGTGTCGACGACGCGCCGCACGGTCGCCTCGTCCTCCACGTTCCGCCGGGTCGCGGTGTGCGGCAGCAGCAGGTGGTGCCGGACCATCGCGGTCAGCGTCTCCACGTCGTTCGGCCACAGCCCGAGCCGCTCGCCGATCTGGGTGGCCAGCGCCGCGCCGACCTCGGAGTGGTCGGCCTGCCTGCCCTTGCCGATGTCGTGCACCAGCGTCCCCAGCAGCAGCAGGTCCGGCCGGGACACCCTGGTCACGAGCTTGGCCGCGTGCGCCGTTGCCTGCACGAGGTGCCGGTCGACGGTCCAGGTGTGCGCGGCGTCGCGGGGCGGCAGGTCGCGGACCGCGCCCCACTCCGGGAACAGCCTGCCCCACAGCCCGGTGCGGTCCAGCGCCTCCACCACGTCGACCAGGCCGGGGCCGGCGCCGAGCAGGGCGAGCAGCTCGTCGCGGGCCTCGCGCGGCCACGGCTGGCGCAGCTCGGGCGCGGAGTCGGCGAGCCGGGTCAGGGTGCCCGCGGCGATGGGGTGCTTGGAGCGCGCGGCGGCGGTGGCCACGCGCAGCAGCAGCGCCGGGTCCCTGGTGGGCGAGGCGTCGCGGGCCAGCGCCACCTCGGAGCCGTGCAGCACGACGCCCTCGTCCAGCGGCTTGCGGGCGGGCGCGCGGCGCAGCGGCGAGCGGGCGAACACGCCGAGGCCCCGGCGGGGCGCGGCGGCGCGGGCGGCGCGCGTGGCGACGTCGACCGCGTAGACGATGGTGCGCGCGGCCGAGGACAGCGCGCGGGCGAGCGCGAACCGGTCCAGGAGGCCGAGCGCGGCGGCGACCTCGTCGCCGTCCTGGGCGCGCAGCACGTCGCGCGGGCGCCCGGCGACGCGGCGCAGCTCGGTGCGCACGTCCAGCAGGAGCCTGCGGGCCTCGGCGACCTCGACGCCGGGCCGGTCGACCAGCTGGGCGGCGGCCAGCGCGTCCAGCACGGTCAGGTCGCGCAGCCCTCCCCTGCCGTGCTTGAGGTCGGGTTCGACGCGGTGCGCGATGTCGCCGCTGCGCGCCCAGCGGCGCTGCGCGGACTCGGCGATCTCGTCCAGCCTGCCGCGCACGCC includes:
- a CDS encoding [protein-PII] uridylyltransferase, which codes for MTGDGRMEHTETAVVTADDLVRARDRLLAPGRRRLTGEAVREALVDLHEFWLTAHASASGVGGAGSGLALVAVGGLGRRELVPYSDLDLLLVHNGQNARGQDTVEEIAEKLWYPLWNSGIGLDHSVRTVGEALRVASTDLRTAMGLLDARHLAGDAEVSARLAEGARQAWRAGVRGRLDEIAESAQRRWARSGDIAHRVEPDLKHGRGGLRDLTVLDALAAAQLVDRPGVEVAEARRLLLDVRTELRRVAGRPRDVLRAQDGDEVAAALGLLDRFALARALSSAARTIVYAVDVATRAARAAAPRRGLGVFARSPLRRAPARKPLDEGVVLHGSEVALARDASPTRDPALLLRVATAAARSKHPIAAGTLTRLADSAPELRQPWPREARDELLALLGAGPGLVDVVEALDRTGLWGRLFPEWGAVRDLPPRDAAHTWTVDRHLVQATAHAAKLVTRVSRPDLLLLGTLVHDIGKGRQADHSEVGAALATQIGERLGLWPNDVETLTAMVRHHLLLPHTATRRNVEDEATVRRVVDTLGGDPVLLELLHALAECDSVATGPGVWSDWKASLVRDLVARCRAAMAGDPLPSPEPLDERQRELAASATASGRPDVLLEASGQVATVSVAAPDRPGLLSRAAGVLALNSLEVHAAVVASHEGAGVQVFTVSPRFGSLPDVALLREQFARAVDGSLPLAEKLAAKERDYGGPPLDPPPARVLWFDDESTGSVVLELRAADRIGLLHRVADALERCGLDVRWARVATLGGTVVDSFAITSESGDVDRVAVERAVLASSG